The following proteins are co-located in the Plasmodium vinckei vinckei genome assembly, chromosome: PVVCY_11 genome:
- a CDS encoding HVA22-like protein, putative — protein MGLHIFPIKILNLVNIIISILCPAAETYNLLFQKKEKPNEDYVHHIHFITYWIIYSLYCCLESILLIHIMNYIPFYYELKLLLFFWLYNDTFQGAGYIYFKFIEKHYGTIDKKVCDAVYTNVPKNIINLFPFEKMVQQVPMKKSASKLRNMVSK, from the coding sequence ATGGGgttacatatatttccaatcaagatattaaatttggtaaatataataatatcaatATTATGTCCAGCAGCTGAAACatacaatttattatttcaaaaaaaagaaaagccAAATGAAGATTATGTCCATCATATTCACTTTATAACATATTGGATTATTTACTCTTTATACTGTTGCCTTGAgtcaatattattaattcatattatgaattatatcccattttattatgaacTTAAATTATTGCTCTTTTTTTGGTTATATAATGATACATTTCAAGGAGCAGgttacatttattttaaattcatCGAAAAGCATTATGGTACCATAGATAAAAAAGTATGTGATGCAGTTTATACAAATGtaccaaaaaatataataaatcttTTCCCTTTTGAGAAGATGGTACAACAAGTTCCCATGAAAAAATCAGCAAGCAAACTTAGAAACATGGTATCCAAATAG
- a CDS encoding 40S ribosomal protein S15, putative, protein MGRMYGKGKGISCSTIPYKRKQPSWLKQKPSEIEDAIIKLAKKGQTPSQIGATLRDNYGVPQVKAVTGNKILRILRAHGVATTIPEDLYFLIKKAVSMRKHLEKNKKDKDCKFRLILTESKIHRISRYYKRKKLLPSNWKYQSSTASALIA, encoded by the coding sequence ATGGGTCGTATGTACGGTAAAGGTAAAGGTATATCCTGCTCAACCATCccatataaaagaaaacaaCCTAGCTGGTTAAAACAAAAACCATCTGAAATTGAAGATGCTATTATTAAGTTAGCAAAGAAGGGTCAAACTCCATCTCAAATAGGTGCAACATTAAGAGATAATTATGGAGTACCCCAAGTAAAGGCAGTTActggaaataaaattttaagaaTATTGAGAGCTCATGGTGTTGCTACAACTATTCCAGaagatttatattttttaataaaaaaagctGTATCTATGAGAAAGCAtcttgaaaaaaataaaaaagataaagatTGCAAATTCAGATTAATTTTAACTGAATCAAAAATTCACAGAATATCCAGATACtataagagaaaaaaattgttaccTTCAAACTGGAAATACCAATCAAGCACTGCTAGTGCCCTTATTGCTTAA
- a CDS encoding GTP-binding protein, putative yields the protein MGVLEKIKEIEAEMARTQKNKATEYHLGQLKAKLAKYRSQLLEGPKGGKKGEGFDVQRQGDARVCLIGFPSVGKSTLLSKITNTTSEVADYEFTTLTCKPGIIYHKDSKIQLLDLPGIIQGASEGRGRGRQVIAVAKSCDMILMVLDTTRDNSQRLKLENELRLVGIRINQEPQRITLTRKKAGGVVINSTVPLTKMDNKLIMSILHQYKIHNCNLLFNEDASVDDLIDVIEGNRKYIKCIYVYNKIDMLPLSEINAIASEENTIVISSSKQWNLDVLKEYILQKLDIIRVYTKVRKEKPDFTNPITLTQRRSQTVEAVLQQIHKDMIKDFKYALVWGRSVKQNPQRVDLHHKLEDEDVIQVVKNN from the exons ATGGGAGTATTGGAG aaaattaaagaaatcGAGGCCGAAATGGCCAGGacacaaaaaaacaaagcAACAGAG TATCATTTAGGGCAATTAAAAGCGAAATTGGCAAAATACAG GTCCCAATTACTTGAAGGCCCTAAAGGAGGCAAAAAAGGAGAAGGATTTGATGTACAAAG ACAAGGCGATGCAAGGGTATGTTTAATAGGATTTCCGTCTGTTGGAAAATCAACTCTATTGTcaaaaattacaaatacAACATCAGAAGTAGCAGATTATGAATTTACAACTTTAACATGCAAACCtg GAATAATATATCACAAGGATTCAAAAATCCAGTTGCTTGACTTGCCTGGAATTATTCAAGGAGCCTCAGAGGGCCGTGGAAGAGGCCGACAA GTAATTGCTGTAGCAAAATCATGTGACATGATTTTGATGGTACTTGACACAACTCGAGACAATAGCCAAAGATTAAAATTAGAAAA TGAGTTAAGATTAGTTGGGATTAGGATAAATCAAGAGCCTCAAAGA ATAACATTAACACGAAAGAAAGCAGGTGGTGTTGTAATAAATAGTACTGTTCCCTTAACAAag ATGGATAATAAACTTATAATGAGCATACTGCATCAGTACAAAATACACAATTGTAATTTGCTATTCAATGAAGATGCTAGT GTTGATGATCTCATTGATGTTATAGAGGGAAAtcgaaaatatattaagtgCATTTATGTATACAACAAAATTGATATGCTACCTTTAAGTGAAATTAATGCTATTGCATCAGA AGAAAACACTATTGTTATAAGCAGTAGTAAGCAATGGAACTTAGATGTACTAAAAGAATACATACTTCAAAAATTAGATATAATTCGAGTCTATACAAAAGTGCGAAAAGAAAAACCCGATTTTACTAATCCAATTACATTGACGCAaagaa GAAGCCAAACTGTTGAGGCTGTGCTTCAACAAATCCATAAA gaCATGATTAAAgattttaaatatgcattAGTTTGGGGAAGAAGCGTAAAACAAAATCCGCAAAGAGTGGACTTAC aTCACAAATTAGAGGATGAGGACGTTATACAAGTTGTTAAGAATAATTAA